The proteins below are encoded in one region of Pseudonocardia sp. DSM 110487:
- a CDS encoding GntR family transcriptional regulator, with protein MDSDPTPRESNALVDETAAAIRARIMSGEIPIGAQLRQADLAATLGVSRTPIREALRQLQAGGLIEVLPRRGAVVRVPAPWEVREAYEVRAELEGLACVRAVGEITSEQLDELRRTNDVLREGPPANGQPVSPTTVANDRFHTLIHEIAGNERLARTIRDINDAFPRNVSALVLQDNPRLRANNLAQHERIVEALAANDAEFARKEMRDHVIAAGEALARWYERRSQTVFRG; from the coding sequence GTGGATTCCGACCCGACTCCCCGGGAGTCGAACGCTCTCGTCGACGAGACCGCCGCCGCGATCCGCGCGCGGATCATGTCGGGGGAGATCCCGATCGGCGCCCAGCTGCGCCAGGCCGACCTGGCCGCCACGCTCGGCGTCAGCCGCACCCCGATCCGGGAGGCGCTGCGCCAGCTCCAGGCAGGCGGGCTGATCGAGGTGCTGCCCCGGCGCGGTGCCGTGGTGCGGGTGCCCGCGCCATGGGAGGTCAGGGAGGCCTACGAGGTGCGGGCCGAACTGGAAGGCCTCGCCTGCGTGCGCGCCGTCGGCGAGATCACCTCCGAGCAGCTCGACGAGCTGCGCCGCACCAACGACGTGCTGCGCGAAGGCCCGCCCGCGAACGGGCAGCCGGTGTCGCCGACGACCGTGGCGAACGACCGGTTCCACACGCTCATCCACGAGATCGCCGGGAACGAGCGACTCGCCCGCACCATCCGCGACATCAACGACGCGTTCCCGCGCAACGTCTCCGCGCTGGTGCTGCAGGACAACCCGCGGCTGCGCGCCAACAACCTCGCCCAGCACGAGCGGATCGTCGAGGCGCTCGCCGCGAACGACGCCGAGTTCGCCCGCAAGGAGATGCGCGACCACGTGATCGCCGCGGGCGAAGCGCTCGCCCGGTGGTACGAGCGGCGCTCGCAGACGGTGTTCCGGGGGTGA
- a CDS encoding primary-amine oxidase yields MPGSALPTHPLDPLTPAEIEQAVALVRADGLLGERVSFWGAVLDEARARAGERRVRIVVTDHEVPAAWEVDVELGAAPRCVEWRPMDHRRPGVTSDEARAAAQACRNSPLFKEALAKRGIHDVSLVMIDAESIGGFEPARYAGRRLTWGTVWHRTEEGDNGYARPVQGVVPIIDMHAMEVLEVEDHGVVPLSEEAGPLEPGAYGPERPGLRALDVVQPDGPSFTVDGHRVEWQGWRFRVGFTHREGLVLHDLEFLGRSVLRRAACNEMYVPYLDPNPTQYRKNFFDWGEYGAGPLTNSLELGCDCLGVIHYFDASYLGGSGEAVTVRNAICMHEEDDSVLWKHNDLRRGVGQVRRSRRLVVSSFHTVANYDYGFYWSLHQDGRIELEVKLTGILSASGTGAGEEVPYGRRVAENVQVPTHQHYFGLRLDAAVDGPLNRLVEAHAEAEPDPERDPYGNAVRHVRTPILREADAARDTDPGTARHWRIESATARNRYGEPTAYRLTLHGTARPLGRPDSVMARRAPFVHHHLWATPFDQHERYVGGEYPNHAEPGEDGVHAWQRRDRSLDGVELVLWPVLGSHHYPRPEQWPVMPVDTLRMVLEPDGFFDRNPAMDVPAPQSRCH; encoded by the coding sequence ATGCCAGGTTCTGCGCTCCCCACCCATCCGCTCGATCCGCTGACCCCGGCGGAGATCGAACAGGCCGTTGCACTCGTGCGGGCCGACGGCCTGTTGGGGGAGCGCGTCTCCTTCTGGGGTGCTGTGCTGGACGAGGCGCGTGCCAGGGCCGGGGAGCGACGGGTGCGGATCGTCGTCACCGACCACGAAGTTCCCGCCGCGTGGGAGGTGGACGTCGAGCTCGGTGCCGCCCCGCGCTGCGTCGAGTGGCGCCCGATGGACCACCGCCGCCCCGGCGTGACGTCCGACGAAGCGAGGGCCGCGGCGCAGGCGTGCCGCAACAGCCCGCTGTTCAAGGAAGCCCTGGCGAAGCGCGGCATCCACGACGTCTCGCTCGTGATGATCGACGCCGAGTCGATTGGCGGCTTCGAACCCGCGCGGTACGCGGGGCGCCGGCTCACATGGGGCACCGTGTGGCACCGCACCGAGGAGGGCGACAACGGCTACGCCCGGCCGGTGCAGGGCGTCGTACCGATCATCGACATGCACGCCATGGAGGTCCTGGAGGTCGAGGACCACGGCGTCGTCCCGCTGTCCGAGGAGGCGGGTCCCCTCGAGCCAGGAGCGTACGGCCCGGAGCGGCCGGGACTGCGCGCGCTCGACGTCGTGCAGCCCGACGGGCCGAGCTTCACCGTCGACGGGCACCGCGTCGAGTGGCAGGGCTGGCGGTTCCGCGTCGGCTTCACCCACCGCGAGGGCCTCGTGCTCCACGATCTGGAGTTCCTCGGGCGCTCCGTGCTGCGGCGCGCGGCGTGCAACGAGATGTACGTGCCCTACCTCGACCCGAACCCCACCCAGTACCGCAAGAACTTCTTCGACTGGGGCGAGTACGGCGCGGGCCCGCTGACCAACTCCCTCGAACTGGGCTGCGACTGCCTCGGCGTCATCCACTACTTCGACGCCAGCTACCTCGGCGGCAGCGGAGAGGCCGTCACCGTCCGCAACGCGATCTGCATGCACGAGGAGGACGACAGCGTCCTCTGGAAGCACAACGACCTGCGCCGCGGGGTCGGGCAGGTGCGGCGGTCACGGCGCCTCGTCGTGTCCAGCTTCCACACCGTGGCGAACTACGACTACGGGTTCTACTGGTCGCTGCACCAGGACGGCCGGATCGAGCTGGAGGTCAAGCTCACCGGGATCCTGTCCGCGTCCGGGACCGGGGCGGGGGAGGAGGTCCCGTACGGCAGGCGGGTCGCCGAGAACGTGCAGGTGCCCACCCACCAGCACTACTTCGGGCTGCGCCTCGACGCCGCCGTCGACGGCCCGCTGAACCGCTTGGTCGAGGCGCACGCCGAGGCCGAGCCCGACCCGGAGCGCGACCCGTACGGCAACGCCGTGCGGCACGTCCGCACCCCGATCCTGCGCGAGGCCGACGCCGCCCGCGACACCGATCCCGGCACCGCGCGGCACTGGCGCATCGAGAGTGCGACGGCCCGCAACCGCTACGGCGAGCCGACGGCGTACCGGCTGACGCTGCACGGCACCGCCCGGCCGCTGGGCCGCCCCGACTCGGTCATGGCGCGGCGCGCCCCCTTCGTGCACCACCACCTGTGGGCGACGCCCTTCGACCAGCACGAGCGGTACGTCGGCGGCGAGTACCCCAACCACGCCGAACCGGGGGAGGACGGCGTGCACGCGTGGCAGCGCCGCGACCGGTCTCTCGACGGCGTGGAGCTCGTGCTCTGGCCGGTGCTGGGCAGCCACCACTACCCGCGGCCCGAGCAGTGGCCGGTGATGCCCGTCGACACGCTGCGGATGGTGCTCGAACCCGACGGCTTCTTCGACCGCAACCCCGCGATGGACGTGCCGGCCCCACAGAGCCGGTGTCACTGA
- a CDS encoding ABC transporter substrate-binding protein translates to MAHVQVSRRSVLRGGGLLGVTSLLAACGIASRDGGGAGSGGPSGGTLTMGIDATSAVFDPAFYTTLGDWMVVDSVCRGLTFISFEDPAPQPDLAESWDISPDGLTYTFTLREGVTFHDGSTLTSADVLASLGRQFDPDDPTLAEGATRPLRSLGANVTSLEAPDPRTVRMVLAEPDGTVLATLSDIGGRIISKAALDEHGADIGKNLVGTGPFRLVSATSGQSVTLEAFDGFRLGRPHIDRVVMQQVQDSSTIISSLLSGDLSITQFTPYSAVDQLRASDAVTVYDTPYGFDAMLMMDARRPALAELEVRQAINLAIDRETVLAQAFFGVGALPVGYTIPPPLPGHDPALADLSRHDPAEARRLLESVGAVGREVRLMAPSDTWHARAAQLVAQNLTDIGLVVVLESVDPATYFSRIRDTADPFHELMIWERNIYVPDPDDMVGAMAVPTGVYGSFATGFDTLPGSERFTADTVAARNLSVGDERTAAYSAIQRRWAEEYMVLSVLCYSTNLVVSGAGVTGMNVSALGNHRCFMENATMSGA, encoded by the coding sequence ATGGCCCACGTGCAGGTGTCCCGGCGGTCGGTCCTGCGCGGCGGCGGCCTGCTCGGGGTCACGAGCCTGCTGGCGGCGTGCGGGATCGCCTCGCGCGACGGTGGCGGTGCGGGCTCGGGGGGCCCGTCCGGCGGGACGCTCACGATGGGCATCGACGCGACGAGCGCCGTCTTCGACCCGGCCTTCTACACCACGCTCGGGGACTGGATGGTCGTCGACTCGGTCTGCCGGGGCCTGACCTTCATCTCGTTCGAGGACCCCGCGCCGCAGCCCGATCTCGCCGAGAGCTGGGACATCTCGCCGGACGGCCTGACCTACACCTTCACCCTCCGCGAGGGCGTCACGTTCCACGACGGCTCCACGCTCACGTCGGCGGACGTGCTCGCCAGCCTTGGGCGTCAGTTCGACCCGGACGACCCGACGCTGGCCGAGGGCGCGACCCGGCCGTTGCGGAGCCTCGGGGCCAACGTCACCTCACTGGAGGCGCCGGACCCGCGGACGGTGCGGATGGTTCTCGCGGAGCCGGACGGCACGGTGCTCGCGACGCTGTCCGACATCGGCGGCCGGATCATCTCCAAAGCTGCGCTCGACGAGCACGGTGCCGACATCGGGAAGAACCTGGTGGGCACCGGGCCGTTCCGGCTCGTGTCCGCCACCTCGGGGCAGTCGGTCACGCTCGAAGCCTTCGACGGCTTCCGGTTGGGCCGGCCCCACATCGACCGCGTCGTCATGCAGCAGGTGCAGGACTCGTCGACGATCATCAGCTCCCTGCTGTCCGGTGACCTGTCGATCACCCAGTTCACCCCGTACTCGGCGGTGGATCAGCTGCGCGCCAGCGACGCCGTCACGGTGTACGACACGCCGTACGGCTTCGACGCGATGCTGATGATGGACGCCCGCAGGCCCGCGCTCGCAGAGCTCGAAGTGCGGCAGGCGATCAACCTCGCGATCGACCGGGAGACGGTGCTCGCTCAGGCCTTCTTCGGCGTCGGTGCGCTGCCCGTCGGATACACGATCCCGCCGCCGCTGCCCGGACACGACCCGGCGCTCGCCGACCTCAGCCGCCACGACCCCGCCGAGGCGCGCCGGTTGCTGGAGTCAGTCGGAGCGGTGGGGCGCGAGGTCCGGTTGATGGCGCCGAGCGACACGTGGCACGCGCGGGCCGCGCAGCTCGTGGCGCAGAACCTCACCGACATCGGGCTCGTCGTGGTCCTCGAATCGGTCGACCCGGCCACGTATTTCAGCCGGATCAGGGACACGGCCGACCCGTTCCACGAGCTCATGATCTGGGAGCGCAACATCTACGTCCCCGACCCGGACGACATGGTCGGCGCGATGGCCGTGCCCACGGGCGTCTACGGCAGCTTCGCCACCGGCTTCGACACCCTGCCGGGCAGCGAGCGGTTCACCGCCGACACCGTCGCCGCCCGCAACCTCTCCGTCGGCGACGAGCGAACCGCCGCGTACAGCGCGATCCAACGCCGCTGGGCCGAGGAGTACATGGTCCTGTCGGTGCTCTGCTACTCGACCAACCTGGTGGTGAGCGGTGCCGGCGTGACCGGCATGAACGTGAGCGCGCTGGGCAACCACCGCTGCTTCATGGAGAACGCCACCATGTCCGGGGCGTGA
- a CDS encoding ABC transporter permease, whose translation MKRGRTATGTVAWIVVLAYLVVALVGPLLVPGDPLRQTPDALLPAGSPGHLLGTDDLGRDQLARLVYGARPLLTVALLATLVATVVGVAVGLPAGYVGGRVEGLLMRVTDLGLAFPSVLLIILVVAAGGAGATSLVVGIGVALAPGIARLARALAARENARDYVLAARMAGARPPHVMLREILPNIAGPLLVQVLMTLSIAAGFAAGLSYLGLGIQPPTPDWGYMVQAGQEFVYSAPSLVVLPALATLGFVVACNFVGDDVRDALDPRGMS comes from the coding sequence GTGAAGCGCGGACGGACCGCCACGGGCACCGTCGCGTGGATCGTCGTGCTGGCCTACCTGGTGGTCGCGCTCGTCGGGCCGCTGCTCGTGCCGGGCGACCCGCTGCGGCAGACGCCCGACGCCTTGCTTCCCGCCGGCTCGCCGGGGCACCTGCTCGGCACCGACGACCTCGGCCGCGACCAGCTCGCCCGGCTCGTGTACGGCGCCCGGCCGCTGCTCACCGTGGCGCTGCTCGCAACCCTGGTCGCCACCGTGGTCGGCGTCGCGGTCGGGCTGCCCGCCGGGTACGTGGGCGGGCGGGTCGAAGGGCTCCTCATGCGGGTCACCGACCTGGGGCTCGCGTTCCCGTCCGTCCTGCTGATCATCCTGGTGGTCGCGGCGGGCGGGGCCGGGGCCACGAGCCTCGTCGTGGGGATCGGCGTCGCGCTCGCGCCCGGGATCGCGCGCCTCGCGAGAGCACTGGCGGCCAGGGAGAACGCCCGCGACTACGTGCTCGCGGCGCGCATGGCAGGCGCCCGCCCGCCGCACGTCATGCTCCGCGAGATCCTGCCCAACATCGCGGGGCCGCTGCTGGTCCAGGTGCTGATGACCCTCTCGATCGCGGCCGGGTTCGCCGCCGGCCTGTCCTACCTCGGTCTCGGGATCCAGCCGCCCACCCCGGACTGGGGCTACATGGTGCAGGCCGGCCAGGAGTTCGTGTACTCCGCGCCGTCGCTCGTGGTGCTGCCCGCGCTCGCCACGCTCGGCTTCGTCGTCGCCTGCAACTTCGTCGGTGACGACGTGCGGGATGCGCTCGACCCGAGGGGCATGTCGTGA
- a CDS encoding ABC transporter permease, translating to MATRRGSGLAAVVLRRLLAVPLVLLALATCVFAAMRLIPGAPAAALAASGSTGLTTEQIAQNEQRIAEALGLDRPWYAQYLDYLGDVARLDLGTSFFGGNSVVGLLAASLPATIELTVAAMLVAVLIGGATGLVAAVRKDTWVDAAVRAVGTVSFSLPWFALGVLGIVVFGVQLGWLPVLGRLPNSLDYVPTTNLVLLDAILQDRPELVGPWLAHLVLPATTLALSMAGYITRIVRASVLEVLGDDFVRTARMKGLSEGGILRRHVLRNSALPIVTVLGLQFGSLLGGAVITEAVFSYPGVGGLLVSGVNQRDYPVVQGAALAIAVLFTLVNLAVDLGYLLLDPRLRKL from the coding sequence ATGGCCACGCGGCGCGGCTCCGGCCTCGCGGCGGTCGTGCTCCGCAGGCTGCTCGCCGTCCCGCTGGTGCTGCTCGCGCTGGCCACATGCGTGTTCGCGGCGATGCGGCTCATCCCGGGCGCGCCGGCCGCCGCACTGGCGGCGAGCGGCTCGACCGGGCTCACCACGGAGCAGATCGCGCAGAACGAGCAGCGGATCGCGGAGGCGCTCGGGCTCGACCGGCCCTGGTACGCGCAGTACCTCGACTACCTCGGCGACGTGGCGCGGCTGGATCTGGGGACGTCGTTCTTCGGCGGCAACAGCGTGGTCGGCCTGCTCGCGGCGTCGCTGCCCGCGACGATCGAGCTCACGGTCGCGGCGATGCTCGTCGCGGTGCTGATCGGCGGCGCCACCGGGCTCGTCGCCGCGGTGCGCAAGGACACGTGGGTCGACGCGGCCGTGCGCGCCGTCGGAACCGTCAGCTTCTCGCTGCCGTGGTTCGCCCTCGGGGTGCTCGGGATCGTGGTCTTCGGCGTGCAGCTCGGCTGGCTGCCGGTGCTGGGGCGGCTCCCGAACTCGCTCGACTACGTGCCCACCACCAACCTCGTGCTGCTCGACGCGATCCTGCAGGACCGTCCGGAGCTGGTCGGGCCGTGGCTCGCGCACCTCGTGCTGCCGGCCACCACCCTGGCTCTGTCGATGGCCGGTTACATCACCCGGATCGTGCGGGCGTCCGTGCTCGAGGTGCTGGGCGACGACTTCGTGCGGACGGCCCGGATGAAGGGCCTGTCCGAGGGCGGGATCCTGCGCAGGCACGTGCTGCGCAACTCCGCGTTGCCGATCGTCACGGTGCTGGGACTGCAGTTCGGCTCGCTGCTCGGCGGCGCGGTGATCACCGAGGCGGTCTTCTCCTATCCGGGCGTTGGCGGCCTGCTGGTGTCGGGGGTGAACCAGCGCGACTACCCCGTGGTGCAGGGCGCCGCGCTCGCGATCGCCGTGCTGTTCACCCTGGTCAACCTCGCCGTCGACCTCGGCTACCTGCTCCTCGACCCGCGCCTGCGAAAGCTGTGA
- a CDS encoding alpha/beta fold hydrolase — protein sequence MQIVLVHGAGGTPATWDAVAPLLRERGHPVTAVTNPMVSLEGDVAHTTAAIGDGPVLLVGHSYGGAVITNVGRHPQVRGLVYIAAFAPGEGETVQQIVERYEPAPVSKHMRRGPNGEWRSERTEAYWAEIGWDLTPEQRVASGSENRQADRRIFEQPTGVPAWRTLPSWYLVAEQDATLLPQIQRDMAARAEADTETVPGSHFTPLVHPDRVVALIERALAP from the coding sequence ATGCAGATCGTTCTCGTGCACGGGGCCGGTGGGACGCCGGCCACCTGGGATGCCGTTGCGCCGCTGCTGCGCGAGCGCGGGCACCCGGTCACGGCCGTGACCAACCCGATGGTGTCCCTGGAGGGCGACGTCGCGCACACCACGGCGGCCATCGGGGACGGCCCGGTGCTGCTGGTCGGGCACTCCTACGGCGGCGCCGTGATCACGAACGTCGGGCGGCACCCGCAGGTGCGCGGCCTCGTCTACATCGCGGCGTTCGCCCCCGGCGAGGGCGAGACCGTGCAACAGATCGTCGAGCGCTACGAGCCCGCGCCGGTGTCGAAGCACATGCGCCGCGGCCCGAACGGGGAGTGGCGCTCGGAGCGCACCGAGGCCTACTGGGCCGAGATCGGCTGGGACCTCACCCCCGAGCAGCGCGTCGCCAGCGGCTCGGAGAACCGGCAGGCCGATCGGCGGATCTTCGAGCAGCCCACCGGCGTGCCGGCGTGGCGCACATTGCCGTCCTGGTACCTCGTCGCCGAGCAGGACGCCACGCTGCTTCCGCAGATCCAGCGGGACATGGCGGCGCGCGCCGAGGCGGACACCGAGACGGTGCCAGGCAGCCACTTCACGCCGCTCGTGCACCCGGACCGGGTCGTCGCGCTGATCGAGCGAGCGCTCGCGCCATGA
- a CDS encoding ABC transporter ATP-binding protein: MSSTVMRIRDFRVAFDVPGGRLRAVDGVDLDLRRGEILAIVGESGSGKSALSMGLVGLNRGPRTRISGTVEFGGRNLVEASEAQLREVRGRDVAVVFQDALAALNPLHRAGAQVAEMVRLHQPVSRAAAWERAERLLDDVGIASPASAARAYPHQLSGGMRQRVMIAMGLANDPAVLIADEPTTALDVTIQAQVLALLKALQAEHDTSIVLITHDLGVVAEVADRVAVMYAGRIVEQGTREEVLERPRHPYTVGLLRSVPRIDGPLDEQLAAIPGSPLTGLDRPDGCAFAPRCTFTTEACAEVPELLPRAGGGHLDACVLPESLR, from the coding sequence ATGAGTTCGACCGTCATGCGCATCCGCGACTTCCGGGTCGCGTTCGACGTGCCCGGCGGGCGCCTGCGGGCCGTCGACGGCGTCGATCTGGACCTGCGGCGCGGGGAGATCCTCGCGATCGTCGGCGAGTCCGGCTCGGGGAAGTCCGCGCTCTCGATGGGGCTCGTCGGGCTCAACCGCGGGCCACGTACCCGCATCAGCGGCACCGTCGAGTTCGGCGGCCGCAACCTCGTCGAGGCGAGCGAGGCCCAGCTGCGCGAGGTGCGCGGCCGCGACGTCGCCGTCGTGTTCCAGGACGCCCTCGCCGCGCTCAACCCGCTGCACCGGGCCGGGGCGCAGGTGGCGGAGATGGTCCGGCTGCACCAGCCGGTGAGCCGGGCCGCGGCGTGGGAGCGGGCCGAGCGCCTCCTCGACGACGTCGGGATCGCCTCGCCCGCGAGCGCCGCCCGCGCCTACCCGCACCAGCTCTCGGGCGGCATGCGCCAGCGCGTCATGATCGCGATGGGGCTCGCCAACGACCCTGCCGTGCTGATCGCCGACGAGCCGACCACCGCGCTCGACGTCACGATCCAGGCCCAGGTCCTCGCGCTACTGAAGGCGTTGCAGGCAGAGCACGACACGTCGATCGTCCTGATCACGCACGACCTCGGCGTGGTCGCCGAGGTCGCCGACCGGGTCGCGGTGATGTACGCAGGGCGGATCGTGGAACAGGGCACCCGCGAGGAGGTCCTCGAACGGCCGCGCCATCCGTACACCGTCGGGCTGCTGCGCTCGGTCCCGCGGATCGACGGGCCCCTCGACGAGCAGCTCGCCGCCATCCCCGGAAGCCCGCTCACCGGCCTCGACCGGCCGGACGGCTGCGCGTTCGCGCCCCGCTGCACGTTCACCACCGAGGCGTGCGCCGAGGTGCCGGAACTGCTGCCCCGCGCCGGTGGCGGGCACCTCGACGCCTGCGTGCTCCCGGAGAGCCTCCGATGA